A window of the Streptomyces sp. JB150 genome harbors these coding sequences:
- a CDS encoding F0F1 ATP synthase subunit delta encodes MNGASREALAAARERLDALTDATSVNAAQLADELAAVTALLDREVSLRRVFTDPAQAGEAKAQLVQRLLGGQVGGETADLLAGMVRSRWSQSRDLVDALEELANTADLTAAQQAGTLDDVEDELFRFGRIVSGSTELRAALTDRKATTAAKSELLRSLLGGRAKATTERLVTRLVTAPRGRSLEAGLESLSKLAAERRDRMVAVVTSAVPLSDPQKQRLGAALAKLYGRRMHLNLDVDPAVLGGIRVQVGDEVINGSVADRIEDAQRRLAG; translated from the coding sequence ATGAACGGAGCGAGCCGCGAGGCCCTGGCAGCCGCACGTGAGCGTCTCGACGCGCTGACGGACGCCACGTCCGTGAACGCCGCGCAGCTCGCCGACGAGCTGGCCGCGGTGACCGCGCTGCTCGACCGCGAGGTGTCGCTGCGCCGGGTCTTCACCGACCCGGCACAGGCCGGCGAGGCCAAGGCCCAGCTGGTCCAGCGGCTGCTCGGTGGCCAGGTCGGCGGCGAGACCGCGGACCTGCTGGCCGGCATGGTGCGCTCGCGCTGGTCGCAGTCCCGCGACCTGGTGGACGCGCTGGAGGAGCTGGCGAACACCGCCGACCTCACCGCCGCCCAGCAGGCGGGCACGCTCGACGACGTCGAGGACGAGCTGTTCCGGTTCGGCCGGATCGTCTCCGGCTCGACCGAGCTGCGCGCCGCGCTGACCGACCGCAAGGCCACCACGGCGGCCAAGAGCGAGCTGCTGCGCAGCCTGCTCGGCGGCAGGGCCAAGGCCACCACCGAGCGTCTGGTGACGCGCCTCGTGACCGCGCCCCGGGGACGTAGCCTGGAAGCGGGACTGGAGTCCCTGTCCAAGCTCGCCGCCGAGCGCCGGGACCGCATGGTCGCCGTCGTCACCTCGGCGGTGCCGCTGAGCGACCCGCAGAAGCAGCGCCTGGGCGCCGCCCTCGCGAAGCTCTACGGCCGCCGGATGCACCTGAACCTCGACGTGGACCCGGCGGTCCTCGGCGGGATCCGGGTGCAGGTCGGTGACGAGGTCATCAACGGCTCTGTCGCGGACCGCATCGAGGACGCGCAGCGCCGGCTCGCCGGCTGA
- a CDS encoding DUF2550 domain-containing protein, giving the protein MVLALTVCGIVVAVVVLGLFVFGLRRRLIQRSGGTFDCSLRWDAPEQGDAGGKGWAYGVARYNGDRVEWFRVFSYAVRPRRVLERSAIEVLGRRLPEGEEELALLSDAVVLACTHRGTRLELAMSEDALTGFLAWLEAAPPGQRVNVA; this is encoded by the coding sequence ATGGTCCTCGCTCTGACTGTGTGCGGAATCGTCGTCGCCGTGGTGGTGCTGGGGCTGTTCGTCTTCGGACTGCGCCGCAGGCTCATCCAGCGATCCGGCGGTACCTTCGACTGTTCCCTGCGCTGGGACGCCCCCGAGCAGGGTGACGCCGGCGGCAAGGGCTGGGCCTACGGTGTGGCCCGCTACAACGGCGACCGCGTCGAGTGGTTCCGGGTCTTCTCCTACGCCGTCCGGCCGCGCCGGGTGCTGGAGCGCTCGGCGATCGAGGTGCTGGGCCGCCGGCTGCCCGAGGGCGAGGAGGAGCTGGCGCTGCTGTCCGACGCGGTGGTGCTGGCGTGTACGCACCGGGGAACGCGGCTGGAGCTGGCCATGAGCGAAGACGCGCTGACCGGATTCCTCGCGTGGCTTGAGGCAGCCCCGCCCGGTCAGCGCGTCAATGTCGCGTAG
- a CDS encoding F0F1 ATP synthase subunit B, with protein sequence MSQLLIAASEGENPLVPPIPELVIGLLAFVIVFGFLAKKLLPNINKVLEERREAIEGGIEKAEAAQTEAQSVLEQYKAQLAEARHEAARLRQEAQEQGAVLIAEMRAEGQRQREEIVAAGHAQIEADRKAAASALRQDVGKLATELAGKLVGESLEDHARQSRVIDRFLDELEEKAEASR encoded by the coding sequence ATGAGCCAGCTGCTCATCGCGGCGAGCGAGGGAGAGAACCCCCTCGTCCCGCCGATCCCTGAGCTTGTCATCGGCCTGCTCGCCTTCGTCATCGTCTTCGGCTTCCTCGCCAAGAAGCTCCTCCCGAACATCAACAAGGTTCTGGAAGAGCGCCGCGAGGCCATCGAGGGCGGTATCGAGAAGGCCGAGGCCGCGCAGACCGAGGCCCAGAGCGTCCTCGAGCAGTACAAGGCCCAGCTCGCCGAGGCCCGGCACGAGGCCGCGCGTCTGCGCCAGGAGGCGCAGGAGCAGGGTGCCGTGCTCATCGCCGAGATGCGTGCGGAAGGCCAGCGGCAGCGCGAGGAGATCGTCGCCGCCGGTCACGCCCAGATCGAGGCCGACCGCAAGGCCGCCGCGTCCGCGCTGCGCCAGGACGTCGGCAAGCTGGCCACCGAGCTGGCCGGCAAGCTCGTCGGTGAGTCCCTCGAGGACCACGCCCGGCAGAGCCGCGTCATCGACCGCTTCCTCGACGAACTCGAGGAGAAGGCCGAGGCGTCGCGATGA
- a CDS encoding F0F1 ATP synthase subunit gamma, with protein MGAQLRVYKRRIRSVTATKKITKAMEMIAASRVVKAQRKVAASTPYAEELTRAVTAVGTGSNTKHPLTTAAETVTRSAVLLLTSDRGLAGAFNSNAIKAAEQLTERLEREGKQVDTYIVGRRGVAHYNFRERTIAQSWTGFTDEPSYSDAKKVAAPLIEAIQKDTADGGVDELHIVYTEFVSMMTQQALDKRMLPLSLDEVAQESSAKGEILPLYDFEPSAEDVLDALLPRYVESRIYNALLQSAASKHAATRRAMKSATDNAGELINTLSRLANAARQAEITQEISEIVGGASALADATAGSDK; from the coding sequence ATGGGAGCCCAGCTCCGGGTCTACAAGCGTCGCATCCGATCCGTCACCGCGACCAAGAAGATCACCAAGGCGATGGAGATGATCGCCGCCTCGCGCGTCGTCAAGGCGCAGCGCAAGGTGGCGGCCTCCACGCCGTACGCGGAGGAACTGACCCGCGCGGTCACCGCCGTGGGCACCGGGAGCAACACCAAGCACCCGCTGACCACGGCGGCCGAGACGGTCACCCGGTCCGCGGTGCTGCTGCTGACCAGCGACCGCGGTCTCGCCGGCGCGTTCAACTCCAACGCCATCAAGGCGGCGGAGCAGCTGACGGAACGGCTGGAGCGCGAGGGCAAGCAGGTCGACACGTACATCGTCGGCCGGCGCGGTGTGGCCCACTACAACTTCCGCGAGCGCACGATCGCCCAGTCGTGGACCGGGTTCACCGACGAGCCGTCGTACTCGGACGCCAAGAAGGTCGCGGCTCCGCTGATCGAGGCCATCCAGAAGGACACGGCGGACGGCGGCGTGGACGAGCTCCACATCGTCTACACCGAGTTCGTCTCGATGATGACGCAGCAGGCGCTCGACAAGCGCATGCTGCCGCTCAGCCTCGACGAGGTCGCGCAGGAGTCGTCCGCCAAGGGCGAGATCCTGCCGCTGTACGACTTCGAGCCGTCGGCCGAGGACGTCCTCGACGCCCTGCTGCCGCGGTACGTCGAGAGCCGGATCTACAACGCGCTGCTCCAGTCGGCCGCTTCGAAGCACGCCGCCACGCGGCGCGCGATGAAGTCGGCTACCGACAACGCGGGCGAGCTGATCAACACGCTCTCCCGTCTTGCCAACGCGGCCCGCCAGGCCGAAATCACCCAGGAAATCAGCGAGATCGTCGGTGGCGCGAGCGCCCTGGCCGACGCGACCGCGGGGAGTGACAAGTAA
- a CDS encoding glycoside hydrolase family 18 chitinase, translated as MRFRHRAAAGFATLLLPFAGLAGLSSPAQAAAEAASATATYVKSSDWGSGFEGKWTVKNTGTTTISSWTVEWDFPSGTSVTSGWDADITSSGNHWTAKNKAWNGTLAPGASVTFGFNGTGTGSPANCKLNGGSCDGGPSVPGDNPPSAPGTPTASDVTDTSVKLTWKAATDDKGVKNYDVLRGGTKIATVTGTAYTDTGLTAGTDYSYTVQARDTADQTGPVSGAVAVRTTGGSTDPGPQPGTKVNLGYFTEWGVYGRNYHVKNLVTSGSASKITHINYAFGNVKNGQCVLDDAYAATDKAYTADQSVSGVADTWDQPLRGNFNQLRQLKAKYPHIKVLWSFGGWTYSGGFGQAAQNAAAFAKSCKAVVEDPRWADVFDGIDIDWEYPNACGLTCDTSGPAAFKNLSQALRAEFGPNYLITAAITADGSDGGKIDAADYGGAAQYLDWYNVMTYDYFGAWDKTGPTAPHSPLTSYPGIPKAGFNSADAIAKLKAKGVPASKLLLGIGFYGRGWTGVTQSAPGGTATGAATGTYEAGIEDYKVLKTACPATGTIAGTAYAHCGTNWWSYDTPATIGTKMTWAKNQGLGGAFFWEFSGDTSNGELVSAISNGLK; from the coding sequence ATGCGCTTCAGACACAGAGCAGCGGCGGGGTTCGCGACCCTCCTGCTCCCCTTCGCCGGACTGGCCGGGCTCTCCAGCCCCGCCCAGGCCGCCGCGGAGGCCGCCTCGGCCACCGCCACCTACGTCAAGTCCTCGGACTGGGGCTCCGGCTTCGAGGGCAAGTGGACGGTGAAGAACACCGGCACCACGACCATCAGCTCCTGGACCGTCGAGTGGGACTTCCCCTCCGGCACCTCCGTCACCTCCGGCTGGGACGCCGACATCACGTCCTCCGGCAACCACTGGACCGCCAAGAACAAGGCCTGGAACGGCACCCTCGCCCCCGGCGCCTCCGTCACCTTCGGCTTCAACGGCACCGGCACCGGCTCCCCCGCCAACTGCAAGCTGAACGGCGGCAGCTGTGACGGCGGCCCGAGCGTCCCCGGCGACAACCCGCCGAGCGCCCCCGGCACCCCGACCGCCTCCGACGTCACCGACACCTCGGTGAAGCTGACCTGGAAGGCGGCCACCGACGACAAGGGCGTCAAGAACTACGACGTGCTGCGCGGCGGCACGAAGATCGCCACCGTCACCGGCACGGCCTACACGGACACCGGCCTCACCGCCGGCACCGACTACTCGTACACCGTCCAGGCCCGCGACACCGCCGACCAGACCGGCCCGGTCAGCGGCGCCGTCGCGGTGCGCACCACCGGCGGCTCCACCGACCCCGGTCCGCAGCCCGGCACCAAGGTCAACCTCGGCTACTTCACCGAGTGGGGCGTCTACGGCCGCAACTACCACGTCAAGAACCTGGTGACCTCCGGCTCGGCCTCGAAGATCACCCACATCAACTACGCGTTCGGCAACGTCAAGAACGGCCAGTGCGTCCTCGACGACGCCTACGCCGCCACCGACAAGGCCTACACCGCCGACCAGTCCGTCAGCGGCGTCGCCGACACCTGGGACCAGCCGCTGCGCGGCAACTTCAACCAGCTGCGCCAGCTGAAGGCCAAGTACCCGCACATCAAGGTGCTGTGGTCGTTCGGCGGCTGGACCTACTCCGGCGGCTTCGGCCAGGCCGCGCAGAACGCCGCCGCCTTCGCCAAGTCCTGCAAGGCCGTGGTCGAGGACCCGCGCTGGGCCGACGTCTTCGACGGCATCGACATCGACTGGGAGTACCCGAACGCCTGCGGTCTGACCTGCGACACCTCGGGCCCGGCGGCCTTCAAGAACCTGTCCCAGGCCCTGCGCGCCGAGTTCGGTCCCAACTACCTGATCACCGCCGCCATCACCGCGGACGGCTCGGACGGCGGCAAGATCGACGCGGCCGACTACGGCGGCGCCGCGCAGTACCTCGACTGGTACAACGTGATGACGTACGACTACTTCGGCGCCTGGGACAAGACCGGCCCCACCGCCCCGCACTCCCCGCTCACCTCGTACCCCGGCATCCCGAAGGCCGGCTTCAACTCGGCCGACGCGATCGCCAAGCTGAAGGCCAAGGGCGTCCCCGCGTCCAAGCTGCTGCTCGGCATCGGCTTCTACGGCCGCGGCTGGACCGGCGTCACCCAGTCCGCCCCCGGCGGCACCGCCACCGGCGCGGCCACCGGCACCTACGAGGCGGGCATCGAGGACTACAAGGTGCTCAAGACCGCCTGCCCGGCCACCGGCACCATCGCCGGCACCGCCTACGCGCACTGCGGCACCAACTGGTGGTCCTACGACACCCCCGCCACCATCGGCACCAAGATGACCTGGGCCAAGAACCAGGGCCTCGGCGGCGCCTTCTTCTGGGAGTTCAGCGGCGACACCAGCAACGGTGAGCTGGTCTCCGCGATCAGCAACGGCCTGAAGTGA
- the atpE gene encoding ATP synthase F0 subunit C yields the protein MSQTLAAVEGSLGSIGYGLAAIGPGVGVGIIFGNGTQALARQPEAAGLIRANQILGFAFCEALALIGLVMPFVYGY from the coding sequence ATGTCCCAGACCCTTGCTGCTGTCGAAGGCTCCCTCGGCTCCATCGGTTACGGCCTCGCCGCGATCGGCCCGGGCGTCGGCGTCGGCATCATCTTCGGTAACGGCACGCAGGCTCTCGCCCGTCAGCCCGAGGCTGCCGGCCTGATCCGCGCCAACCAGATCCTCGGCTTCGCCTTCTGTGAGGCGCTCGCCCTGATCGGTCTGGTCATGCCGTTCGTCTACGGCTACTGA
- a CDS encoding response regulator transcription factor yields the protein MIRVLVAEDQSAVRAGLVLILGSAPDIEVVGEAADGERAVALARELRPDLVLMDVQMPRLDGVSATRQVVAEQLADVLVLTTFDLDEYVFGALRAGAAGFLLKNTDAKDLLAAVRTVARGEGLIAPAVTRRLIAAFAAGPAREPKADPAVLEQLTRREREVLSCLGEGLSNAEIAGRLDMAEATVKTHVSRLLGKLELRSRVQAAVLAQELGI from the coding sequence ATGATCCGCGTCCTCGTCGCCGAGGACCAGTCCGCCGTCCGTGCCGGGCTGGTGCTCATCCTGGGCAGCGCCCCCGACATCGAGGTGGTCGGCGAGGCGGCGGACGGCGAGCGGGCGGTGGCACTGGCCCGGGAGCTGCGGCCCGACCTGGTGCTGATGGACGTGCAGATGCCGCGCCTGGACGGGGTGTCGGCGACCCGTCAGGTGGTGGCCGAGCAGCTGGCCGACGTGCTGGTCCTGACCACCTTCGATCTCGACGAGTACGTCTTCGGGGCGCTGCGCGCGGGCGCGGCCGGGTTCCTGCTGAAGAACACCGACGCGAAGGACCTGCTGGCGGCGGTGCGGACGGTGGCGCGCGGGGAGGGGCTGATCGCGCCGGCGGTGACCCGGCGGCTCATCGCCGCGTTCGCGGCCGGGCCGGCCCGCGAGCCGAAGGCCGATCCGGCGGTGCTGGAGCAGCTGACCCGGCGGGAGCGCGAGGTGCTGTCGTGTCTGGGCGAGGGGCTGTCGAACGCGGAGATCGCGGGGCGGCTCGACATGGCGGAGGCGACGGTGAAGACGCACGTCAGCCGGTTGCTGGGGAAGCTGGAGCTGCGCAGCCGGGTGCAAGCGGCCGTACTGGCGCAGGAGTTGGGGATCTGA
- a CDS encoding histidine kinase, which produces MAAARLPRPHRFDAYVALAGLLGGVLLWGFGLATRPKGEPIVLFPGAWPILVPLAVMACCELMRRAAPRVALPVATAALAADTVTQGNLFTLVMFTDVMYAAVLYGTPAAARRIPWITGLLSVAATVVPFAVWRVPEALLIGVAVGIVSFAPASTGLIVRNHRDAAEAARLRAEQTALLAEMDRVQAVGAERARMARELHDMVANHLSAIAIHSTAALSLDDAATTRQALGVIRENSVAGLAEMRRLIGILRDAGAGTEPSAAPTLDGLGALVDTARANGLDVTLDAAYDRVPTPVELAAYRIVQESLTNALKHAAPGPVTVRLAQRDGSLTLTVTSRYGDRDAPRAPGSGAGLIGMRERATLLHGTLEAGPEDTPDGRVWAVRATLPATEGDTP; this is translated from the coding sequence ATGGCCGCCGCGCGACTCCCCCGCCCGCACCGCTTCGACGCGTACGTCGCCCTCGCCGGGCTGCTCGGCGGGGTGCTGCTGTGGGGCTTCGGTCTGGCCACCCGCCCGAAGGGCGAGCCGATCGTGCTCTTCCCGGGCGCCTGGCCGATCCTGGTGCCGCTGGCCGTGATGGCCTGCTGCGAGCTGATGCGGCGGGCCGCCCCGCGTGTCGCGCTGCCGGTCGCCACGGCCGCGCTGGCCGCCGACACCGTCACCCAGGGCAACCTGTTCACGCTGGTGATGTTCACGGACGTGATGTACGCGGCGGTGCTGTACGGCACTCCCGCGGCGGCCCGCCGTATCCCCTGGATCACCGGACTGCTGTCGGTGGCGGCGACGGTCGTGCCGTTCGCGGTGTGGCGGGTGCCGGAGGCGCTGCTGATCGGTGTGGCCGTCGGCATCGTGTCGTTCGCGCCCGCCTCGACCGGGCTGATCGTCCGCAACCACCGGGACGCCGCCGAGGCCGCCCGGCTGCGCGCCGAACAGACCGCCCTGCTCGCCGAGATGGACCGCGTCCAGGCCGTGGGCGCCGAGCGCGCCCGGATGGCGCGCGAGCTGCACGACATGGTCGCCAACCACCTGTCGGCGATCGCCATCCACTCCACCGCCGCGCTCTCCCTCGACGATGCGGCCACCACCCGGCAGGCGCTCGGGGTCATCCGGGAGAACAGCGTCGCGGGGCTGGCCGAGATGCGCCGGCTGATCGGCATCCTGCGGGACGCGGGCGCCGGGACCGAGCCGTCCGCCGCGCCCACCCTGGACGGCCTCGGCGCGCTGGTCGACACGGCCCGCGCCAATGGTCTGGACGTCACCCTGGACGCCGCGTACGACCGGGTGCCCACGCCGGTGGAGCTGGCCGCCTACCGGATCGTGCAGGAGAGCCTGACGAACGCCCTCAAACACGCCGCGCCCGGTCCCGTCACCGTGCGGCTCGCGCAGCGCGACGGCTCGCTGACCCTCACGGTCACCAGCCGGTACGGCGACCGGGACGCGCCCCGCGCACCCGGCTCGGGAGCCGGCCTGATCGGTATGCGGGAACGCGCCACGCTGCTGCACGGCACGCTGGAGGCCGGGCCCGAGGACACCCCGGACGGCCGGGTCTGGGCCGTCCGCGCGACCCTGCCGGCCACCGAAGGAGACACCCCGTGA
- a CDS encoding F0F1 ATP synthase subunit epsilon yields MAAELHVALVAADREVWSGEATLVVARTTSGDIGVMPGHQPLLGVLESGPVTIRTSDGGTVVAAVHGGFISFADNKLSLLAEVAELSDEIDVQRAQQELERAKAEGDEAAQRRADVRLRAAAAR; encoded by the coding sequence TTGGCTGCTGAGCTGCACGTCGCGCTGGTCGCGGCCGACCGAGAGGTCTGGTCCGGCGAGGCCACCCTGGTCGTCGCGCGCACCACGTCCGGCGACATCGGCGTCATGCCCGGTCACCAGCCGCTGCTCGGTGTGCTGGAGTCGGGCCCGGTGACCATCCGTACGAGTGATGGTGGAACGGTCGTCGCCGCGGTGCACGGCGGTTTCATCTCGTTCGCGGACAACAAGCTGTCCCTGCTGGCCGAGGTCGCCGAGCTGTCGGACGAGATCGATGTCCAGCGTGCCCAGCAGGAGCTGGAGCGCGCGAAGGCGGAGGGCGACGAAGCCGCCCAGCGCCGCGCGGACGTCCGACTCCGTGCGGCGGCGGCGCGCTGA
- the atpA gene encoding F0F1 ATP synthase subunit alpha, with product MAELTIRPEEIRDALENFVQSYKPDAASREEVGTVTLAGDGIAKVEGLPSAMANELLKFEDGTLGLALNLEEREIGAIVLGEFSGIEEGQPVTRTGEVLSVAVGEGYLGRVVDPLGNPIDGLGEIETSGRRALELQAPTVMQRKSVHEPMETGYKAVDAMTPIGRGQRQLIIGDRQTGKTALAVDTIINQRDNWRSGDPKKQVRCIYVAIGQKGSTIASVRRALEENGALEYTTIVAAPASDPAGFKYLAPYTGSAIGQQWMYEGKHVLIIFDDLSKQADAYRAVSLLLRRPPGREAYPGDVFYLHSRLLERCAKLSDEMGAGSMTGLPIVETKANDVSAFIPTNVISITDGQCFLESDLFNAGQRPALNVGISVSRVGGSAQHKAMKQVSGRLRVDLAQFRELEAFAAFGSDLDAASKAQLERGQRMVELLKQDQYQPMSTEDQVVSVWAGTTGKMDDVPVADIRRFEKELLEYLHRQEQPLMTSIKEGGKMSDDTLQAIADAIAEFKKQFETSDGKLLGEDAPAAPKATSASK from the coding sequence ATGGCGGAGCTCACGATCCGGCCGGAGGAGATCCGGGACGCGCTGGAGAACTTTGTCCAGTCGTACAAGCCGGACGCGGCCTCGCGCGAGGAGGTCGGTACGGTCACCCTTGCCGGCGACGGCATCGCGAAGGTCGAGGGTCTCCCCTCGGCCATGGCCAACGAACTGCTGAAGTTCGAGGACGGCACCCTCGGCCTCGCGCTCAACCTGGAAGAGCGCGAGATCGGCGCCATCGTCCTCGGTGAGTTCAGCGGCATCGAGGAGGGTCAGCCGGTCACGCGCACCGGCGAGGTCCTCTCCGTCGCGGTGGGCGAGGGCTACCTCGGCCGCGTCGTCGACCCGCTCGGCAACCCGATCGACGGCCTCGGCGAGATCGAGACGTCCGGCCGCCGCGCCCTCGAGCTGCAGGCCCCCACGGTCATGCAGCGCAAGTCGGTGCACGAGCCGATGGAGACCGGCTACAAGGCCGTCGACGCGATGACCCCGATCGGCCGTGGTCAGCGTCAGCTGATCATCGGTGACCGCCAGACCGGCAAGACCGCCCTGGCCGTCGACACGATCATCAACCAGCGTGACAACTGGCGCTCCGGCGACCCGAAGAAGCAGGTCCGCTGCATCTACGTCGCCATCGGCCAGAAGGGCTCCACCATCGCGTCGGTCCGCCGCGCGCTGGAGGAGAACGGCGCGCTGGAGTACACGACCATCGTCGCCGCCCCGGCGTCCGACCCGGCCGGCTTCAAGTACCTCGCCCCCTACACCGGCTCGGCCATCGGCCAGCAGTGGATGTACGAGGGCAAGCACGTCCTGATCATCTTCGACGACCTGTCGAAGCAGGCCGACGCCTACCGCGCCGTGTCCCTGCTGCTGCGCCGTCCGCCGGGCCGTGAGGCCTACCCGGGCGACGTCTTCTACCTGCACTCCCGCCTGCTGGAGCGCTGCGCCAAGCTCTCCGACGAGATGGGTGCCGGCTCGATGACCGGTCTGCCGATCGTCGAGACGAAGGCCAACGACGTCTCGGCGTTCATCCCGACCAACGTCATCTCCATCACCGACGGCCAGTGCTTCCTGGAGTCGGACCTGTTCAACGCCGGTCAGCGCCCCGCGCTGAACGTCGGTATCTCCGTCTCCCGAGTCGGTGGTTCCGCGCAGCACAAGGCGATGAAGCAGGTCTCCGGCCGACTGCGCGTGGACCTCGCCCAGTTCCGTGAGCTGGAGGCGTTCGCCGCCTTCGGTTCCGACCTGGACGCGGCCTCCAAGGCCCAGCTGGAGCGCGGTCAGCGCATGGTCGAGCTGCTGAAGCAGGACCAGTACCAGCCGATGTCCACCGAGGACCAGGTCGTCTCCGTGTGGGCCGGTACCACCGGCAAGATGGACGACGTGCCGGTCGCGGACATCCGCCGCTTCGAGAAGGAGCTGCTGGAGTACCTGCACCGCCAGGAGCAGCCCCTCATGACCTCCATCAAGGAGGGCGGCAAGATGTCGGACGACACGCTCCAGGCCATCGCCGACGCCATCGCGGAGTTCAAGAAGCAGTTCGAGACCTCGGACGGCAAGCTGCTCGGCGAGGACGCTCCGGCGGCCCCGAAGGCGACCAGCGCCTCCAAGTGA
- the atpD gene encoding F0F1 ATP synthase subunit beta has translation MTTTAQTATATGRVARVIGPVVDVEFPVDAMPEIYNALHVEVADPANAGEKKTLTLEVAQHLGDGLVRAISMQPTDGLVRQAPVVDTGDGITVPVGDFTKGKVFNTLGEVLNVDEKYEGERWSIHRKAPNFDELESKTEMFETGVKVIDLLTPYVKGGKIGLFGGAGVGKTVLIQEMIYRVANNHDGVSVFAGVGERTREGNDLIDEMSESGVIDKTALVFGQMDEPPGTRLRVALAGLTMAEYFRDVQKQDVLFFIDNIFRFTQAGSEVSTLLGRMPSAVGYQPNLADEMGLLQERITSTRGHSITSMQAIYVPADDLTDPAPATTFAHLDATTVLSRPISEKGIYPAVDPLDSTSRILDPRYISQDHYNAAMRVKNILQKYKDLQDIIAILGIDELGEEDKLVVHRARRVERFLSQNTHVAKQFTGVDGSDVPLDESIAAFNAICDGEYDHFPEQAFFMCGGLEDLKKNAKELGVS, from the coding sequence ATGACCACCACTGCTCAGACGGCCACGGCGACGGGCCGCGTCGCGCGGGTCATCGGCCCGGTCGTCGACGTGGAGTTCCCCGTCGACGCGATGCCGGAGATCTACAACGCCCTGCACGTCGAGGTGGCCGACCCGGCCAACGCGGGCGAGAAGAAGACGCTGACCCTCGAGGTGGCCCAGCACCTGGGCGACGGCCTGGTCCGCGCCATCTCGATGCAGCCGACCGACGGTCTGGTCCGCCAGGCCCCGGTCGTCGACACCGGCGACGGCATCACCGTCCCGGTCGGCGACTTCACCAAGGGCAAGGTGTTCAACACCCTCGGTGAGGTGCTGAACGTCGACGAGAAGTACGAGGGCGAGCGCTGGTCCATCCACCGCAAGGCCCCGAACTTCGACGAGCTCGAGTCGAAGACCGAGATGTTCGAGACCGGCGTCAAGGTCATCGACCTGCTGACCCCGTACGTCAAGGGCGGCAAGATCGGTCTGTTCGGCGGCGCCGGCGTCGGCAAGACGGTGCTCATCCAGGAGATGATCTACCGCGTCGCCAACAACCACGACGGTGTGTCGGTGTTCGCCGGTGTCGGTGAGCGCACCCGTGAGGGCAACGACCTCATCGACGAGATGAGCGAGTCGGGCGTCATCGACAAGACCGCGCTGGTCTTCGGTCAGATGGACGAGCCCCCGGGCACCCGTCTGCGCGTGGCCCTGGCCGGTCTGACCATGGCGGAGTACTTCCGCGATGTGCAGAAGCAGGACGTGCTGTTCTTCATCGACAACATCTTCCGCTTCACCCAGGCCGGTTCCGAGGTGTCGACCCTGCTCGGCCGCATGCCCTCCGCGGTGGGCTACCAGCCGAACCTGGCCGACGAGATGGGTCTCCTCCAGGAGCGCATCACCTCGACCCGTGGTCACTCGATCACCTCGATGCAGGCGATCTACGTCCCCGCGGACGACCTGACCGACCCGGCCCCGGCCACCACCTTCGCCCACCTCGACGCGACGACGGTGCTGTCCCGTCCGATCTCCGAGAAGGGCATCTACCCGGCCGTGGACCCGCTGGACTCCACGTCCCGGATCCTGGACCCGCGCTACATCTCGCAGGACCACTACAACGCGGCCATGCGCGTGAAGAACATCCTGCAGAAGTACAAGGACCTCCAGGACATCATCGCGATCCTCGGTATCGACGAGCTGGGCGAGGAGGACAAGCTCGTCGTCCACCGTGCCCGTCGCGTGGAGCGCTTCCTGTCCCAGAACACCCACGTCGCCAAGCAGTTCACCGGCGTGGACGGTTCGGACGTGCCGCTGGACGAGTCGATCGCCGCGTTCAACGCGATCTGCGACGGCGAGTACGACCACTTCCCGGAGCAGGCGTTCTTCATGTGCGGTGGTCTCGAGGACCTGAAGAAGAACGCGAAGGAGCTGGGCGTCTCCTGA